The following proteins are co-located in the Longimicrobium terrae genome:
- a CDS encoding TetR/AcrR family transcriptional regulator, protein MGEAADSTRRPRTDAQRNRTHILDVAERYFSEHGISGSMDAIAKRAGVGAGTLYRHFPNRDALLAALLQARDEELDARRNAIQRDESTATEALARWLDALGEWVTAFDGLPEPLRAALSEEGSPLALTCQGFITTTEHFLGAAQREGGAQPWVRGRDLFLSALAAGWVSGAAMADGSSAQALRAMMRSGWAVPGCEETP, encoded by the coding sequence ATGGGCGAAGCAGCAGACAGCACCCGCCGGCCGCGCACGGACGCGCAGCGCAATCGCACGCACATTCTGGATGTCGCGGAGCGGTACTTTTCCGAGCACGGCATTTCCGGTTCGATGGACGCGATCGCCAAGCGGGCCGGCGTTGGGGCGGGCACGCTCTACCGCCACTTTCCCAACCGCGACGCGCTCCTCGCCGCCCTCCTCCAGGCGCGCGACGAGGAGTTGGACGCGCGCCGCAACGCCATTCAACGCGACGAGTCCACCGCCACCGAGGCCCTGGCCCGCTGGCTGGACGCGCTGGGCGAGTGGGTGACCGCCTTTGACGGCCTTCCCGAGCCGCTGCGCGCGGCGCTGTCGGAGGAGGGCTCGCCGCTCGCGCTCACCTGTCAGGGCTTCATCACCACCACCGAACACTTTCTGGGCGCCGCCCAGCGTGAGGGCGGCGCCCAGCCGTGGGTGCGGGGACGCGACCTGTTTCTGAGCGCCCTCGCCGCCGGATGGGTGAGCGGCGCCGCGATGGCGGACGGCTCCTCGGCGCAGGCGCTGCGCGCGATGATGCGATCGGGGTGGGCGGTCCCCGGGTGTGAGGAAACGCCGTAA
- a CDS encoding penicillin acylase family protein: MLKKIGYVLLGIVLLLLLAAAGGRWWIGRSQADPGRDAALAGLSAPVEVWRDSLFVPHVWAKSDADLFRAMGYVHAQDRLFQMEMFRRVADGRLAEILGEPLLKTDRFLRTVGMGRAAAENERRLKPEERRLLQAYADGVNAWIRDHPGPLPPEFVTLRFTPEPWTVRNSLSLGKIMAWDLADWEGGLTVQRALDNVGEALGRDLLPVYPDSGLTILGDDAQWRGKASGPAAAPAAPRPTASRVRGDVPLPEAPALALRALDAVSTTRASNGWVIGGSRTKSGKPIVANDMHLGLRAPSLWYLAALHGGGFNITGMMLPGVPIVVVGHSDRVAWGYTNAMVDDVDFYVEQVDAAQPGRYRTPGGWENFVARPETIQVKGSQPVIHTVRVTRHGPVLSDVEPRAGNRVMSMRWTAYEPSTEVTALMAMNQARSADEFVGALRGFNNPHQNVVFADADGRFGYWMGGRVPVRRSGDGLLPYEGWTDAGDWVRFLDFDEHPHVINPAEGFVVTANNRQVGDAYPFHISNGWAEPYRAVRIRQMVESGRALTAADVAREQMDVMDVFALRHLPRAVRAAEAAGLGDAARLLRGWDGRAEIDSRPAAIFYAWFEEFRARVGNDEFRGKPVFFPRTTFARVLDAGGGRWVDDVTTDSVETLDGLAAAAMRTAVQTVGARAWGDIHTTSIDHPLGVVGALDKALGLNIGPFPNRGSSYTVNVAGYGGRTPPFSNAYGASQRHVVDMADVDGSGGFVIPTGQSGNPLSRHYRDQTPMWREGRLWLIPLDRAKAERRVVARMTLRPE, translated from the coding sequence ATGCTCAAGAAGATCGGATACGTCCTCCTCGGCATCGTCCTGCTGCTGCTGCTGGCCGCGGCGGGCGGACGCTGGTGGATCGGGCGCTCGCAGGCGGACCCCGGCCGCGACGCCGCGCTCGCCGGGCTGTCCGCGCCGGTGGAGGTGTGGCGCGACTCGCTGTTCGTGCCGCACGTCTGGGCGAAGTCGGACGCGGACCTGTTCCGCGCCATGGGCTACGTGCACGCGCAGGACCGGCTGTTTCAGATGGAGATGTTCCGCCGCGTGGCGGACGGCCGTCTGGCGGAAATCCTGGGCGAGCCGCTGCTGAAGACCGACCGCTTTCTCCGCACCGTGGGGATGGGCCGCGCCGCCGCGGAAAACGAACGCCGTCTGAAGCCGGAGGAGCGACGGCTGCTGCAGGCGTACGCGGACGGCGTGAACGCGTGGATCCGTGATCATCCCGGCCCGCTGCCGCCGGAGTTCGTCACCCTGCGCTTTACGCCCGAGCCGTGGACCGTGCGCAACAGCCTGTCGCTGGGCAAGATCATGGCGTGGGACCTGGCGGACTGGGAGGGCGGGCTCACGGTACAGCGCGCGCTGGACAACGTGGGCGAGGCGCTGGGCCGCGACCTGCTCCCCGTCTACCCGGACTCCGGCCTCACCATTCTGGGCGATGACGCGCAGTGGCGCGGCAAGGCATCCGGCCCCGCCGCCGCTCCCGCCGCGCCGCGACCCACTGCCTCGCGCGTGCGGGGAGACGTGCCGCTGCCGGAGGCGCCCGCGCTCGCGCTGCGGGCGCTGGACGCCGTCTCCACCACGCGCGCCAGTAACGGCTGGGTCATCGGCGGATCGCGTACGAAGTCCGGCAAGCCCATCGTCGCCAACGACATGCATCTGGGGCTGCGCGCGCCGTCGCTCTGGTACCTGGCCGCGCTGCACGGCGGCGGTTTCAATATCACGGGGATGATGCTCCCCGGCGTTCCCATCGTCGTCGTGGGCCACAGCGACCGCGTGGCGTGGGGATACACCAACGCGATGGTGGACGACGTCGACTTCTACGTGGAGCAGGTGGATGCCGCGCAGCCCGGCCGGTATCGCACGCCGGGCGGATGGGAGAACTTCGTCGCTCGGCCGGAAACCATCCAGGTGAAGGGCTCGCAGCCCGTCATCCACACGGTTCGCGTCACCCGCCATGGCCCCGTGCTGTCTGACGTGGAGCCGCGCGCAGGCAACCGTGTGATGTCCATGCGGTGGACCGCGTACGAGCCGTCGACGGAAGTCACCGCGCTGATGGCGATGAACCAGGCCCGTTCCGCGGACGAGTTCGTGGGCGCGCTGCGAGGTTTCAACAATCCGCACCAGAACGTCGTCTTTGCCGATGCGGACGGGCGGTTCGGGTACTGGATGGGCGGCCGCGTTCCCGTCCGCCGCAGCGGCGACGGGCTGCTGCCGTACGAGGGGTGGACCGACGCGGGCGACTGGGTGCGCTTTCTGGACTTCGATGAACATCCGCACGTCATCAATCCCGCCGAGGGCTTCGTGGTGACGGCCAACAACCGGCAGGTGGGCGACGCATATCCGTTCCACATCAGCAACGGATGGGCGGAGCCGTACCGGGCCGTGCGCATCCGGCAGATGGTGGAGTCCGGCCGCGCATTGACGGCGGCGGACGTGGCGCGCGAGCAGATGGATGTGATGGACGTGTTCGCGCTGCGCCACCTGCCGCGCGCGGTCCGCGCCGCCGAGGCCGCCGGGCTGGGCGACGCCGCGCGCCTGCTGCGCGGGTGGGACGGCCGCGCGGAGATCGATTCGCGCCCCGCGGCCATCTTCTACGCCTGGTTCGAGGAGTTCCGGGCGCGGGTCGGCAACGACGAATTCCGCGGCAAGCCGGTCTTTTTTCCGCGGACCACCTTCGCGCGCGTGCTGGACGCGGGTGGCGGAAGGTGGGTGGATGACGTGACGACGGATTCCGTCGAGACGCTGGACGGCCTTGCCGCCGCGGCCATGCGCACCGCCGTGCAGACCGTCGGCGCGCGGGCGTGGGGCGACATCCACACGACTTCGATCGACCATCCGCTGGGCGTGGTGGGCGCGCTGGACAAGGCGCTGGGGCTCAACATCGGCCCGTTCCCCAACCGCGGATCGTCGTATACCGTCAACGTGGCGGGGTACGGGGGACGCACGCCGCCGTTCAGCAACGCGTACGGCGCCAGCCAGCGGCACGTGGTGGACATGGCGGATGTGGATGGATCGGGCGGATTCGTGATCCCCACGGGGCAGAGCGGAAATCCCCTCTCCCGCCACTACCGCGACCAGACGCCGATGTGGCGCGAGGGCCGCCTGTGGCTGATTCCGCTGGATCGCGCCAAGGCCGAGCGCCGGGTGGTGGCGCGGATGACGCTGAGGCCGGAGTAG
- a CDS encoding metallophosphoesterase, whose protein sequence is MGHLTRRRFLAAATVGTAGLAGEGLGWGPRRLGFSHHDLTPRPASAARPVRLIQISDLHLHSVGAMHRRMADRVGRLRPDLLLFTGDAVDRADRLDTLAELLALLPRVPGYAILGNWEHWSGVDLGALEALYLRNETRLLVNATVTHEVRGARLVITGLDDLAGGSPDVARALDGAPDGDAHLLLGHCPEQRDQLPATAGTSTLGSLPAPLGFDWRRITAMLSGHTHGGQVKLGGWAPVTPPGSGRYVEGWYRDAGQVPMYVSRGIGTSMAPVRFGCPPEVAVFDWWPETRAG, encoded by the coding sequence TTGGGACATCTGACGCGCCGCCGCTTTCTGGCCGCCGCCACGGTGGGGACGGCGGGCCTCGCGGGCGAGGGACTGGGCTGGGGGCCGCGCCGGCTCGGCTTCTCCCACCACGACCTCACCCCGCGCCCGGCCTCCGCCGCGCGTCCCGTGCGGCTGATCCAGATCAGCGATCTGCACCTGCACTCCGTGGGCGCGATGCACCGGCGGATGGCGGATCGCGTAGGGCGGCTGCGTCCGGATCTGCTGCTGTTCACCGGGGACGCGGTGGACCGGGCGGACCGGCTGGACACGCTGGCGGAGCTTCTGGCGCTGCTGCCGCGCGTTCCCGGATACGCGATCCTGGGAAACTGGGAGCACTGGAGCGGCGTGGACCTGGGCGCGCTGGAAGCGCTGTACCTGCGGAATGAGACGCGGCTGCTGGTGAACGCGACGGTGACGCACGAGGTGCGCGGGGCGCGGCTGGTGATCACCGGGCTGGACGACCTGGCGGGCGGCTCGCCGGACGTGGCGCGCGCGCTGGACGGCGCTCCGGACGGGGATGCGCACCTGCTGCTGGGGCACTGTCCCGAGCAGCGCGACCAGCTTCCGGCGACGGCCGGAACCTCGACCCTGGGATCGCTGCCGGCGCCGCTGGGCTTCGACTGGCGGCGGATTACGGCCATGCTCTCCGGACACACGCACGGCGGGCAGGTGAAGCTGGGTGGATGGGCGCCGGTGACGCCGCCGGGGAGCGGGCGCTATGTGGAGGGCTGGTACCGGGATGCGGGCCAGGTGCCCATGTACGTGTCGCGCGGGATCGGCACGTCGATGGCGCCGGTGAGGTTCGGCTGCCCGCCGGAGGTAGCGGTGTTCGACTGGTGGCCGGAGACGCGAGCGGGGTAG
- the lgt gene encoding prolipoprotein diacylglyceryl transferase — translation MYPILFTIGGFQVTSFGVMIALSFLGGAWIVARALKRAGYDPEHAWDLSGFAAIGGILGAKIYYLILNLPDTIADPSGMILSRSGLVWYGGFIGGALAVLFRIRQLKIPVWPYADAVAPGLALGYAIGRVGCFLVGDDYGSPTSVPWAVAFPHGAPPSTAGNLRAFGENIPASIPDTQVLAVHPTQLYETGITLIVLAIVLALRPRLADRPGLLFFAWLAMAGVERFIVEIFRAKDDRFFGGISVAQLISIGLIGTALAFAAALQRRAAAVPARA, via the coding sequence ATGTACCCCATTCTTTTTACGATCGGCGGCTTTCAGGTCACCAGCTTCGGCGTGATGATCGCCCTGTCGTTCCTGGGCGGCGCGTGGATCGTGGCTCGGGCGCTCAAGCGGGCGGGGTACGATCCCGAGCACGCGTGGGATCTGTCGGGCTTCGCCGCCATCGGCGGCATTCTGGGCGCCAAGATCTACTACCTGATCCTCAACCTGCCCGACACGATCGCCGATCCGTCGGGGATGATCCTGTCGCGTTCCGGGCTGGTGTGGTACGGCGGATTCATCGGCGGAGCGCTGGCCGTGCTGTTCCGCATCCGCCAGCTCAAGATCCCCGTCTGGCCGTACGCCGACGCCGTGGCGCCCGGCCTGGCGCTGGGCTACGCCATCGGCCGCGTGGGCTGCTTTCTGGTGGGCGACGACTATGGCTCGCCCACCAGCGTGCCCTGGGCCGTGGCGTTTCCGCACGGCGCGCCGCCGTCCACCGCGGGCAACCTGCGGGCATTCGGCGAAAACATCCCGGCCAGCATTCCCGACACGCAGGTGCTGGCGGTGCATCCGACGCAGCTGTACGAGACGGGGATCACGCTGATCGTGCTGGCCATCGTGCTCGCGCTGCGGCCGCGGCTGGCGGACCGGCCGGGGCTGCTGTTCTTTGCGTGGCTGGCCATGGCGGGCGTGGAACGGTTCATCGTGGAGATTTTTCGCGCCAAGGATGACCGCTTCTTTGGCGGGATTTCGGTGGCGCAGCTCATCAGCATCGGGCTGATCGGCACGGCGCTGGCCTTTGCCGCCGCGCTGCAGCGCCGGGCCGCCGCGGTTCCCGCCCGCGCCTGA
- a CDS encoding carboxypeptidase-like regulatory domain-containing protein, with amino-acid sequence MRPLLCLTAALLLAAAPSHAQTLVQGILLDAQSSAPIPEARITLSANRGRWQTSARTDSTGAFMFDDVAAGPYRVRASRIGYREVEGMIALVGDSAVDLEMRMSNASVVLAPVTVVSHVERKVSPILEGFYRRLQRGQGRFITREEIESRNPVRITDLLRTIPSLRTGPQRVGSSGPGLTTGASGGRCSVVIFVDGMQMDHSARVLGARGGPQPSVDDYVYPNEVEGVEIYRGESDTPAEFVTRWVQCGTVVIWTRRG; translated from the coding sequence ATGCGCCCCCTTCTCTGCCTGACCGCCGCGCTGCTCCTGGCCGCGGCGCCGTCCCACGCACAGACGCTTGTCCAGGGCATTCTGCTGGATGCCCAGTCCTCCGCGCCCATTCCGGAGGCGAGGATCACCCTTTCCGCCAACCGCGGCCGCTGGCAGACCAGCGCGCGCACGGACAGCACGGGCGCGTTTATGTTCGATGACGTCGCGGCGGGTCCGTACCGGGTGCGGGCGTCGCGCATCGGCTACCGCGAGGTCGAGGGGATGATCGCCCTGGTAGGCGATTCCGCGGTCGATCTGGAGATGCGGATGAGCAACGCCAGCGTCGTGCTGGCGCCGGTGACGGTGGTGAGCCACGTGGAGCGCAAGGTGAGCCCCATTCTGGAGGGCTTCTACCGGCGGCTGCAGAGAGGTCAGGGGCGGTTCATCACCCGCGAGGAGATCGAGTCGCGCAACCCGGTGCGCATCACCGACCTGCTGCGGACGATTCCCAGCCTGCGCACGGGTCCGCAGCGCGTGGGGTCGTCGGGCCCGGGGCTCACCACGGGGGCCAGCGGCGGGCGGTGCAGCGTGGTCATCTTTGTGGATGGCATGCAGATGGACCACTCGGCGCGGGTGCTGGGCGCGCGCGGCGGCCCCCAGCCCAGCGTGGACGACTACGTGTATCCCAACGAGGTGGAAGGCGTGGAAATCTATCGCGGAGAAAGCGACACGCCCGCGGAGTTCGTCACGCGGTGGGTGCAGTGCGGCACGGTGGTGATCTGGACGCGCCGGGGCTGA
- a CDS encoding Lrp/AsnC family transcriptional regulator, whose protein sequence is MNMIAAVVLIRAVPGDVPALARRIAGIDGVAEVYSVSGEYDLIAIVRVKEYERIAQIVTEEIAQVSGIERTNTLTAFRVYSKQDLERAWDMWD, encoded by the coding sequence ATGAACATGATTGCCGCCGTCGTGCTGATCCGCGCCGTGCCGGGGGACGTCCCGGCGCTGGCCCGCCGCATTGCCGGCATCGACGGGGTGGCGGAGGTGTACTCGGTGTCGGGCGAGTACGACCTGATCGCCATCGTGCGGGTGAAAGAGTATGAACGCATCGCCCAGATCGTCACCGAAGAAATCGCTCAGGTGTCGGGAATCGAGCGCACCAACACGCTTACCGCCTTTCGCGTGTACAGCAAGCAGGACCTGGAGCGCGCCTGGGACATGTGGGATTGA
- a CDS encoding ABC transporter permease subunit/CPBP intramembrane protease, which yields MRWKTVRTVLAKELRETLRDRRTLFMMLVIPTLLYPCMLVLAEQLTLLGQRRLGAEPARVAVAGAEPALVRFLDADSAIRVLTGDHASVAAVRAGEVEAAVILAPATGGTASREARILFDASQDKSQRAQRVTYDRLEEWGDTLLAGRLRQAGLPPGFARPLAVADSSVATAEETGGYALGRFLPVILVLMTLLGTFYPAIDLAAGEKERGTLETLLTAAVPAREIVAGKFAAVALIGILAAVANLASMLLTFQSGVFRFAKAANLSFTLPLDTAALVLLALIPLAVLFSALFLGIAVRAQSFKEAQNALTPAQLAATLPMLVVTLPGIDFTPALAMVPVMGVGMFLRELMAGRATLLPSILALVSSAVYAAAALAFAARAFGREEVLFGGGSGEEKRVTGGWRERVASWRAGRRDVPLPAAALTFIAGIALLYFHLGTRLQASLGEKGLLASQWLLLALPAVAFAAMGPYDARRTLAIHPPRPRALLAAALIALGGIPVGWVIVWLQMQMFEGGTESLGYLQQLLTATSSSRALWLFLLAAVTPAVCEELVFRGVLLQSLRREMRPLHAVIVSAAIFGAFHLSFETALRFLPTMWIGLLMGFVVWRTRSLFASMLMHCLNNGFVVLLLWQPAVQRFAITEHGISWVAVLVGCVLLAAGLWLLPRDPRPRPPADGRPVDGGNGVAERSSAI from the coding sequence ATGCGCTGGAAGACGGTGCGCACGGTGCTGGCGAAGGAACTGCGCGAAACGCTGCGCGACCGCCGCACCCTGTTCATGATGCTCGTCATCCCCACGCTGCTGTATCCGTGCATGCTGGTGCTGGCGGAGCAGCTGACGCTTCTGGGACAGCGACGGCTGGGCGCGGAGCCGGCGCGCGTGGCGGTGGCGGGCGCGGAGCCGGCGCTGGTCCGCTTTCTGGACGCGGACTCCGCCATCCGCGTCCTCACCGGCGACCACGCCTCCGTCGCCGCCGTGCGCGCGGGCGAGGTGGAGGCGGCCGTCATTCTCGCGCCCGCGACGGGCGGGACGGCGTCGCGCGAGGCGCGCATCCTGTTCGACGCGTCCCAAGACAAGTCGCAGCGGGCGCAGCGCGTGACGTACGACCGTCTGGAAGAGTGGGGCGATACGCTGCTCGCCGGGCGATTGCGCCAGGCGGGGCTGCCGCCGGGGTTCGCGCGGCCGCTGGCGGTGGCGGACTCGTCCGTGGCCACGGCGGAGGAAACGGGCGGATACGCGCTGGGCCGCTTCCTCCCCGTCATCCTGGTGCTGATGACGCTGCTGGGCACCTTCTATCCCGCCATCGACCTGGCCGCGGGGGAAAAGGAGCGCGGCACGCTGGAAACGCTGCTGACCGCCGCCGTGCCCGCGCGGGAGATCGTGGCGGGCAAGTTCGCGGCGGTGGCGCTGATCGGCATCCTGGCCGCGGTCGCCAATCTCGCGAGCATGCTGCTGACCTTTCAGTCCGGCGTGTTCCGCTTTGCCAAGGCCGCCAACCTGAGCTTTACCCTGCCGCTGGACACGGCGGCCCTGGTGCTGCTGGCGCTGATCCCGCTCGCGGTCCTGTTTTCCGCGCTCTTCCTGGGGATCGCGGTCCGCGCGCAGTCGTTCAAGGAGGCGCAGAACGCGCTGACGCCCGCGCAACTCGCGGCCACGCTACCCATGCTGGTGGTCACGCTGCCGGGGATCGACTTTACTCCCGCGCTGGCAATGGTGCCGGTGATGGGCGTGGGCATGTTCCTGCGCGAGCTGATGGCGGGACGCGCGACGCTGCTGCCCTCCATCCTGGCCCTCGTCTCGAGCGCGGTGTACGCGGCGGCGGCGCTGGCGTTCGCGGCGCGCGCGTTCGGGCGCGAAGAGGTGCTGTTCGGCGGCGGATCGGGGGAGGAAAAGCGGGTCACGGGCGGGTGGCGCGAGCGCGTGGCCTCGTGGCGCGCGGGCCGGCGCGACGTGCCGCTCCCCGCCGCGGCGCTGACGTTCATCGCCGGAATCGCCCTTCTCTACTTCCACCTCGGCACGCGGCTGCAGGCGTCGCTGGGGGAAAAGGGGCTGCTGGCCTCCCAGTGGCTGCTGCTGGCGCTGCCCGCGGTCGCGTTCGCCGCGATGGGACCGTACGACGCGCGGCGCACGCTCGCCATCCACCCGCCCAGACCGCGCGCGCTGCTGGCCGCGGCGCTGATCGCGCTCGGCGGGATTCCGGTGGGGTGGGTGATCGTCTGGCTGCAGATGCAGATGTTCGAGGGGGGAACGGAAAGCCTGGGCTACCTGCAGCAGCTGCTGACGGCCACGTCGTCCAGCCGCGCGCTGTGGCTGTTTCTGCTGGCCGCGGTGACGCCGGCCGTCTGCGAGGAACTGGTCTTCCGCGGGGTGCTGCTGCAGTCGCTGCGGCGCGAGATGAGGCCGCTGCACGCGGTGATCGTCTCGGCGGCCATCTTTGGCGCGTTCCATCTGTCGTTCGAGACGGCGCTGCGCTTTCTGCCTACGATGTGGATCGGGCTGCTGATGGGCTTCGTGGTCTGGCGCACGCGCTCCCTCTTCGCCAGCATGCTGATGCACTGCCTGAACAACGGCTTCGTGGTGCTGCTGCTGTGGCAGCCCGCCGTGCAGCGGTTCGCGATCACGGAGCACGGCATCTCGTGGGTGGCCGTGCTGGTGGGATGCGTTCTGCTGGCGGCCGGCCTGTGGCTGCTTCCGCGTGATCCGCGCCCCCGACCGCCCGCGGACGGCCGTCCTGTGGATGGCGGCAACGGCGTGGCGGAGCGGTCATCCGCGATCTGA
- a CDS encoding ATP-binding cassette domain-containing protein → MIEFDALSKAYGDFAAVRGLSLAVRPGEVYALLGANGAGKTTALRCLATLLKPTSGTARIAGYDVRLEPLEVRRRLGFLAASMGLYARLTSRELLAYFARLQGVEEERVNERVEDVVARFGIGPFADRLCGRLSTGQRQRVNIARATVHDPPALVLDEPTLGLDVLSGEAIYDFIADARSRGRAVLFSTHHMSEVELLADRVGILAGGRLAEEGTIHEVLERSGEESLARAFLRIAREAA, encoded by the coding sequence GTGATCGAGTTCGACGCCCTCAGCAAGGCCTACGGCGACTTTGCGGCCGTGCGCGGGCTTTCGCTCGCCGTGCGCCCCGGCGAGGTGTACGCGCTGCTCGGCGCCAACGGGGCGGGAAAGACCACCGCCCTGCGCTGCCTGGCCACGCTCCTGAAGCCCACGAGCGGCACCGCCCGCATCGCCGGCTACGACGTGCGCCTGGAACCGCTGGAGGTGCGTCGCCGCCTCGGATTCCTGGCCGCCTCCATGGGCTTGTACGCGCGCCTGACTTCGCGTGAACTGCTGGCCTACTTCGCCCGTCTCCAGGGGGTGGAGGAGGAGCGCGTGAACGAGCGGGTGGAGGACGTGGTTGCGCGCTTCGGCATCGGCCCGTTCGCCGACCGGCTGTGCGGACGCCTCTCCACCGGGCAGCGGCAGCGGGTGAACATCGCCCGCGCCACCGTTCACGATCCACCCGCGCTGGTGCTGGACGAGCCCACGCTGGGGCTGGACGTGCTGAGCGGCGAGGCCATCTACGACTTCATCGCCGACGCGCGCAGCCGCGGACGCGCCGTCCTCTTCAGCACGCACCACATGAGCGAAGTGGAACTGCTGGCCGACCGCGTGGGCATTCTGGCCGGCGGCCGGCTGGCGGAGGAAGGGACGATCCACGAGGTGCTGGAGCGCAGCGGCGAGGAAAGCCTGGCCCGCGCCTTTCTCCGCATCGCGCGGGAGGCGGCGTGA
- a CDS encoding DUF4412 domain-containing protein — protein sequence MSLRTSAVRTLALAGAALAVTAAPVRAQALPTAQQVVARYVQAIGGLQALSSQQYRHMTAEMSMPAAGITINMDAYQARQGNKFVVKMEIPGMGNMGMGYDGQTAWSSNPMSGPKLLEGKELAEALRQYDFESNMNFARMYQAMETVGRDTLNGESCVQVRMTTQSGDQVMNCFADDDGMLIAASVNATTEAGTMQSDILFSDYRDFGGIKMPATTRMSAMGQQMEIHVKSISTEPIDASMFALPAEIAALKSN from the coding sequence ATGTCTCTCCGCACTTCCGCCGTTCGCACGCTGGCGCTGGCCGGCGCCGCCCTGGCCGTGACGGCCGCCCCGGTCCGCGCGCAGGCGCTGCCGACCGCGCAGCAGGTGGTTGCCCGCTACGTGCAGGCCATCGGCGGGCTGCAGGCGCTTTCCAGCCAGCAGTACCGCCACATGACGGCCGAAATGAGCATGCCGGCCGCGGGCATCACCATCAACATGGACGCGTACCAGGCCCGGCAGGGCAACAAGTTCGTGGTCAAGATGGAAATTCCCGGCATGGGCAACATGGGAATGGGCTACGACGGGCAGACGGCGTGGTCCAGCAACCCCATGTCGGGCCCCAAGCTCCTGGAAGGCAAGGAACTGGCGGAGGCGCTGCGCCAGTACGACTTCGAATCCAACATGAACTTCGCCCGCATGTACCAGGCGATGGAAACCGTGGGCCGCGACACGCTGAACGGCGAAAGCTGCGTTCAGGTGCGCATGACCACGCAGAGCGGCGACCAGGTGATGAACTGTTTTGCGGATGACGACGGCATGCTGATCGCCGCGTCGGTGAACGCCACCACCGAGGCCGGCACCATGCAGAGCGACATCCTGTTCAGTGACTACCGCGACTTCGGCGGGATCAAGATGCCGGCGACCACGCGGATGTCGGCGATGGGGCAGCAGATGGAAATCCACGTGAAGTCCATCAGCACCGAGCCGATCGACGCGTCCATGTTCGCGCTGCCGGCCGAGATCGCGGCGTTGAAGAGCAACTGA
- a CDS encoding S41 family peptidase — protein sequence MKRTITAAACLLLAGCAGTAATARTPAPEARSLSPELAAATFDSTWSAVNRTFWDTTFNGVNWNAVRDTLRPRALAARSNPELRVVLSDMLHTLGQSHFGIIPGGEDAALAAGGPRAEGAPGEAGMEVRWDGARFLVTRVEPGGAADAAGIRTGYAIRSAGEIDAAHVATVVPRLPGGTDPHRAAFYAWGAMNGVLSGLAGDTLRVRGEDGAGRAVDAVLTLRPIAGQLARFGNLPPMAVRVEQDTLRSDGATVGVIRFNIWLPAAIGALDRAVNDLRGSDGIVIDLRGNVGGVGAMAPGWAGHFINRRDTLGAMITRRDTLQFVINPRLVNPAGERVQPYAGPVAVLTDEITGSTSEIFAGGLQALGRVRVFGATSAGQALPAAMPRLPNGDVLLHAIADMKGPGGVRWEARGVVPDAPAPVTRAALLAGGDPALDAAVAWIAEQNRSRARTR from the coding sequence ATGAAACGGACGATCACAGCCGCGGCCTGCCTGCTCCTGGCCGGGTGCGCGGGTACGGCGGCGACCGCGCGGACGCCGGCTCCCGAGGCGCGCAGCCTGAGCCCGGAACTGGCCGCGGCCACCTTCGACAGCACCTGGAGCGCCGTCAACCGGACCTTCTGGGACACCACCTTCAACGGGGTGAACTGGAACGCGGTGCGCGACACGCTGCGGCCGCGTGCGCTTGCCGCGCGCAGCAACCCGGAGCTGCGGGTGGTGCTTTCCGACATGCTGCACACGCTGGGGCAGTCGCACTTCGGCATCATCCCCGGCGGGGAGGACGCGGCGCTGGCGGCCGGCGGTCCCCGCGCGGAGGGCGCGCCCGGCGAGGCGGGAATGGAGGTGCGCTGGGACGGCGCGCGCTTCCTGGTGACGCGGGTGGAGCCGGGCGGCGCGGCCGACGCGGCGGGAATCCGCACGGGGTACGCCATCCGCTCCGCGGGCGAGATCGACGCCGCGCACGTGGCCACGGTCGTTCCCCGCCTGCCGGGGGGCACCGATCCGCACCGCGCCGCCTTCTACGCCTGGGGCGCCATGAACGGCGTGCTTTCCGGCCTGGCGGGCGACACCCTGCGCGTGCGTGGCGAGGACGGCGCCGGGCGCGCGGTGGACGCCGTGCTCACGCTGCGCCCCATCGCGGGGCAGCTGGCTCGCTTCGGCAACCTGCCGCCCATGGCGGTGCGGGTGGAGCAGGACACGCTCCGTTCGGACGGCGCCACGGTGGGCGTCATCCGGTTCAACATCTGGCTGCCGGCCGCCATCGGCGCGCTGGACCGCGCGGTGAACGACCTGCGCGGTTCGGACGGCATCGTCATCGACCTGCGCGGCAACGTGGGCGGGGTGGGGGCCATGGCGCCGGGGTGGGCCGGGCACTTCATCAACCGGCGCGATACGCTGGGGGCGATGATCACGCGGCGCGACACGCTGCAGTTCGTCATCAACCCGCGGCTGGTGAACCCTGCGGGAGAGCGGGTGCAGCCGTACGCCGGCCCCGTGGCCGTGCTGACGGACGAGATCACGGGGAGCACCTCCGAGATCTTCGCGGGCGGACTGCAGGCGCTGGGGCGCGTGCGCGTGTTCGGCGCGACCAGCGCGGGGCAGGCGCTTCCCGCGGCCATGCCGCGGCTGCCCAACGGCGACGTGCTGCTGCACGCCATCGCCGACATGAAGGGGCCCGGCGGCGTGCGCTGGGAGGCGCGCGGCGTGGTGCCCGACGCGCCCGCGCCGGTGACGCGCGCGGCGCTGCTGGCCGGGGGCGACCCCGCGCTGGACGCCGCGGTGGCGTGGATCGCCGAACAGAACCGAAGCCGCGCCCGGACGCGGTAG